One window of the Candidatus Eremiobacteraceae bacterium genome contains the following:
- the polX gene encoding DNA polymerase/3'-5' exonuclease PolX, producing the protein MTNDGIAARLNEIAALMEFDGEPFFKTKAYQRAARSVEDSETPMRALIDSGELIELPGVGKAIAQKIDDIDRTGTCKYLEELRAKFPPTILELIRVPSIGTKTAVALYKELGITSIAELRQAVDDGSISKIPRLGPKSIENLKASLARLADRTRRLRLGDAWPLARSIVEALTAHSDARNVVAAGSLRRMEPTVGDIDIICTSDSPAEVLAYFTKLPIASSVSGLGDTKATIWAEPGISVDCRVVKHECFGNLLQHFTGNKDHNVKIREHARARGLKVSEYGIETLETGAVMTAQTEEEVYAALGLQYIPPELRLGLDEIELARAGKVPALVELADIRGDLHDHTDWSDGSRTIEEMARAAAQRGRSYLSISDHSRGRAVANGLSIERLREQIAQIKTVRDAYGVHLLCSSEVDIRADGSMDFPDEVLAELDIVVGSIHSAFTGSKEKQTERLIRAIRNPYVNVIGHPTGALLEQRAAYEFDVDAVFRAAAETGTALEINSNPARLDLDANLARRARELGCTLAIDTDAHSTDMLDDMFYGVGTARKAGLVKENVLNARPLEGVLEFVAAKRR; encoded by the coding sequence ATGACGAACGACGGCATCGCCGCGCGCCTCAACGAGATCGCCGCGCTCATGGAGTTCGACGGCGAACCGTTCTTCAAGACGAAAGCGTATCAGCGCGCGGCGCGGAGCGTCGAGGACAGCGAGACGCCGATGCGCGCGCTCATCGATTCGGGCGAGCTCATCGAACTGCCCGGCGTCGGCAAGGCGATCGCTCAGAAGATCGACGACATCGACCGCACGGGGACGTGCAAATATCTCGAAGAGCTGCGCGCGAAGTTCCCTCCGACGATCCTCGAGCTGATCCGGGTGCCTTCGATCGGCACGAAGACAGCTGTCGCACTGTACAAAGAGCTCGGCATCACGAGCATCGCGGAGCTGCGGCAAGCCGTCGATGACGGATCGATCTCGAAGATCCCGCGGCTCGGCCCGAAGAGCATCGAGAATCTCAAGGCATCGCTCGCGCGGCTCGCGGATAGGACGCGGCGCTTGCGCCTTGGCGACGCGTGGCCGCTCGCACGCTCGATCGTCGAAGCGCTCACGGCGCATAGCGACGCGCGCAACGTCGTCGCCGCCGGCAGCTTGCGCCGGATGGAGCCGACCGTCGGCGACATCGACATCATCTGCACGAGCGACTCACCCGCCGAAGTGCTGGCTTACTTCACGAAGCTTCCTATCGCGAGCAGCGTCTCCGGACTCGGGGATACTAAGGCGACGATCTGGGCGGAGCCGGGCATCTCCGTCGACTGTCGCGTCGTCAAGCACGAATGCTTCGGGAATCTGCTGCAGCATTTCACGGGCAATAAAGACCACAACGTGAAGATCCGCGAACACGCTCGCGCCCGCGGTCTCAAAGTGAGCGAGTACGGGATCGAGACGCTCGAGACCGGTGCGGTCATGACGGCGCAGACCGAAGAAGAGGTCTATGCGGCGCTCGGCCTCCAGTACATACCGCCCGAGCTGCGGCTTGGCCTCGATGAGATCGAGCTCGCGCGTGCCGGCAAGGTTCCGGCGCTCGTCGAACTGGCCGACATCCGGGGCGACCTCCACGATCACACGGATTGGAGCGACGGGTCGCGGACGATCGAGGAGATGGCGCGCGCTGCAGCGCAGCGCGGACGATCGTATCTTTCCATCTCGGATCACTCGCGCGGCCGCGCGGTCGCCAACGGTCTTTCGATCGAGCGGCTGCGCGAGCAGATCGCCCAGATCAAAACCGTTCGCGACGCCTACGGCGTCCATCTGCTGTGCTCGTCCGAAGTCGACATACGCGCGGACGGGTCGATGGATTTCCCAGACGAGGTGCTGGCCGAGCTCGACATCGTCGTGGGGTCGATCCATTCCGCGTTCACCGGTTCGAAGGAGAAGCAGACCGAACGCCTCATCCGCGCGATCCGCAATCCGTACGTCAACGTCATCGGTCATCCGACGGGCGCTTTGCTCGAACAGCGCGCTGCCTATGAATTCGATGTCGACGCCGTCTTCCGCGCCGCGGCCGAAACCGGCACCGCGCTCGAGATCAACTCGAATCCGGCGCGACTCGATCTCGACGCGAATCTTGCGCGCCGCGCGCGCGAACTCGGCTGCACGCTCGCGATCGACACGGACGCCCACTCGACCGATATGCTCGACGACATGTTCTACGGCGTCGGCACCGCTCGCAAGGCCGGCCTGGTGAAAGAGAACGTCCTCAACGCGCGGCCGCTCGAAGGCGTGCTCGAATTCGTCGCGGCGAAACGCCGCTGA
- the uppS gene encoding polyprenyl diphosphate synthase, translated as MRNVERAAAVPAPSPIPKHVAVIMDGNRRWARARGFPLAEGYRRGIASLRELTRACRDRGVPYLTAFGFSTENWKRDAGEVSSLFDLCCIFAKTEAPGLRKDGVRVQVLGDIAALPPAPRSALSSLVENTKEGRAVTLNLAVNYSGRAEMAAAVRQIARDVRDGIIEPERVDEAAIESRLYTAGIPDPDLLIRPGGEHRISNFLLYQLAYTELFVSDVHWPDFNREHFDAALVSYQQRHRRFGAT; from the coding sequence ATGCGCAACGTCGAACGCGCGGCGGCGGTGCCCGCACCGTCACCGATCCCGAAGCACGTCGCCGTCATCATGGACGGCAATCGCCGTTGGGCCCGCGCACGCGGCTTCCCGCTCGCCGAAGGCTATCGCCGAGGCATCGCCAGCTTGCGCGAGTTGACGCGCGCGTGCCGAGACCGCGGCGTGCCGTATCTGACCGCCTTCGGCTTTTCCACCGAGAACTGGAAACGCGACGCCGGCGAGGTCTCATCGCTCTTCGATCTCTGCTGCATCTTCGCGAAGACCGAGGCGCCCGGGCTGCGCAAGGACGGCGTCCGCGTGCAGGTGCTCGGCGATATCGCCGCACTACCGCCGGCGCCGCGCTCCGCTCTGTCGTCGCTGGTCGAGAACACCAAAGAAGGCCGCGCTGTGACGCTCAACCTGGCCGTCAACTACAGCGGCCGGGCGGAGATGGCCGCGGCGGTCCGACAGATCGCGCGCGACGTCCGCGACGGGATCATCGAACCCGAGCGCGTCGACGAAGCCGCCATCGAATCGCGCCTGTACACCGCCGGCATACCCGATCCGGATCTCCTGATCCGCCCCGGCGGTGAGCACCGGATCTCGAACTTCCTCTTGTATCAGCTCGCGTACACCGAGCTCTTCGTCAGCGACGTCCACTGGCCGGATTTCAACCGCGAGCACTTCGACGCGGCGCTCGTCTCGTATCAGCAGCGCCACCGCCGCTTCGGCGCCACCTGA
- a CDS encoding PHP domain-containing protein: MLCDLHLHSHHSDGEFAPARVVDMAADAGVELIALTDHDTTEGIVETLMRAAARGIAAVSGIEMTAYAHGRVVHVLGYGFDPSRPPLQQFNRVALDVWMANVRTWVLALIDGGFDLRAPEVLSEQHVRLPALIERLCARGVDDGDVGRCYARFKDFFAALPPEAYRRLPTPAEATEAIREAGGVAILAHPDRVGSDGLVETLLTDVDGIEAYYARYAPADREALRALAERNGKLYSCGSDYHGYFGGAYVNPRFEAPDALMVRLGLR; the protein is encoded by the coding sequence ATGCTCTGCGACCTCCATCTGCATAGCCACCACAGCGACGGCGAGTTCGCGCCGGCGCGCGTCGTCGACATGGCCGCAGACGCCGGCGTCGAGCTCATCGCGCTCACCGATCACGATACGACAGAGGGCATCGTCGAGACGCTGATGCGTGCGGCTGCGCGCGGAATCGCCGCTGTGAGCGGCATCGAGATGACGGCATACGCGCACGGTCGGGTCGTCCACGTCCTCGGATACGGCTTCGACCCCTCGCGGCCGCCGCTCCAGCAATTCAATCGGGTGGCGCTCGACGTTTGGATGGCGAACGTCCGGACGTGGGTCCTCGCGCTTATCGATGGAGGCTTCGACCTTCGCGCCCCCGAGGTGCTCTCGGAGCAGCACGTGCGGCTTCCCGCGCTCATCGAGCGGCTATGCGCGCGCGGCGTCGACGACGGCGACGTCGGCCGCTGCTACGCGCGCTTCAAGGATTTTTTCGCAGCGCTTCCGCCCGAGGCATATCGCCGACTACCGACGCCGGCCGAAGCGACCGAGGCGATCCGTGAAGCGGGCGGTGTCGCGATCCTCGCACATCCCGATCGCGTCGGGTCCGACGGCCTCGTCGAAACACTGCTCACCGACGTCGACGGCATCGAAGCGTATTACGCGCGATATGCGCCGGCGGATCGAGAGGCACTTAGAGCCTTGGCCGAACGCAATGGGAAGCTTTACTCGTGCGGCAGCGACTACCACGGCTACTTCGGCGGTGCGTACGTCAACCCGCGCTTCGAAGCGCCGGACGCGTTGATGGTGCGGCTCGGGCTGAGGTAA
- a CDS encoding GDSL-type esterase/lipase family protein, with translation MLVRRLGSIAALVGVVVGLASCSQLGQATGSDPLAIQHTYVYTAIGASDAVGFGSTVPCATAPVIIGPDTELMPSPPNCPGGRGYIPGIASRLTSSTGSVVLTDLGISGAAVGPTERTLGNTWEPLLFEDCTSSGANVCIPGDFLSDELPLVPGNQDLVTIFAGGNDTEAILAHVAVACNGCNQQQIRAMITADVTNFANDYLTLIGAIHQSHPFARIYVANLPNFGLTPRGVCIGADPGNPPPFCGPNDPALGQPGLEALLDAISTGIDANVINQFAANGIPVIDTECDPRSYDPSNFYIDGFHPDDAGYALLAQLFTLTIKNFGGPPPAGNCQFSQAIVHRGLSTLRHVKLHHVRY, from the coding sequence ATGTTAGTCCGTCGTCTCGGCTCGATCGCAGCGCTCGTCGGCGTCGTCGTCGGGCTCGCGTCATGCTCGCAGCTCGGGCAGGCGACCGGTTCGGATCCGCTCGCCATCCAGCACACGTACGTCTATACCGCGATCGGAGCGAGCGACGCTGTCGGTTTCGGATCGACTGTTCCGTGCGCGACGGCGCCGGTCATCATCGGACCGGACACCGAACTCATGCCGTCGCCGCCGAACTGTCCGGGCGGCAGGGGTTATATCCCAGGAATCGCAAGCCGTCTGACCTCTTCGACCGGCAGCGTCGTGCTCACCGATCTCGGGATCTCGGGCGCCGCCGTCGGCCCGACCGAGCGAACGCTCGGGAACACATGGGAGCCGCTCCTCTTCGAAGACTGCACGTCGAGTGGTGCGAACGTCTGCATTCCGGGCGACTTCCTCTCCGACGAGTTGCCGCTAGTCCCTGGCAATCAGGACCTCGTCACGATCTTCGCCGGCGGCAACGACACGGAGGCGATTCTCGCCCATGTCGCCGTCGCTTGCAACGGGTGCAATCAGCAGCAGATCCGGGCGATGATCACGGCCGACGTCACGAACTTCGCGAACGACTACCTGACGCTGATCGGCGCGATCCATCAATCGCACCCGTTCGCCCGGATCTACGTCGCGAACTTGCCGAACTTCGGTCTCACCCCGCGCGGCGTGTGCATCGGCGCCGACCCCGGCAATCCGCCGCCGTTTTGCGGCCCGAACGATCCCGCTCTCGGCCAGCCGGGCCTCGAGGCGTTGCTCGACGCGATCTCGACCGGGATCGACGCGAACGTCATCAATCAGTTCGCCGCGAACGGAATTCCGGTGATCGACACCGAGTGCGATCCGCGGTCGTACGACCCGTCGAATTTCTACATCGACGGCTTTCATCCGGACGACGCCGGCTACGCGCTCTTGGCGCAGCTGTTCACGCTCACGATCAAGAACTTCGGCGGACCGCCGCCGGCCGGGAATTGCCAGTTCTCGCAAGCGATCGTCCATCGCGGGCTGAGTACGCTTCGCCACGTCAAGCTACACCACGTCCGATACTGA